In Mauremys reevesii isolate NIE-2019 linkage group 8, ASM1616193v1, whole genome shotgun sequence, a single genomic region encodes these proteins:
- the LEPROT gene encoding leptin receptor gene-related protein: MAGVKALVGLSFSGAIGLTFLMLGCALEYYGVYWPLFVLIFYILCPIPHFIAKRVSDDTDAASSACRELAYFFTTGIVVSAFGMPIILARVEAIKWGACGLVLAGNAVIFLTILGFFLVFGRGDDFSWEQW; this comes from the exons ATGGCGGGGGTGAAAG CCCTTGTTGGTTTATCCTTCAGTGGAGCCATTGGTCTAACGTTTCTTATGTTGGGATGTGCCCTAGAATATTATGG CGTGTACTGGCCCCTGTTTGTCTTGATATTTTACATCCTTTGTCCTATTCCTCACTTCATTGCAAAAAGAGTGAGCGATGACACTGATGCAGCTAGCAGTGCCTGCAGGGAATTGGCATATTTCTTCACAACTGGAATTGTTGTTTCTGCCTTTGGAATGCCTATAATCCTTGCACGTGTTGAAGCG ATCAAGTGGGGAGCCTGTGGTCTTGTGCTTGCTGGCAATGCAGTCATTTTTCTTACCATTTTAGGCTTTTTTCTTGTATTTGGTAGAGGAGATGACTTTAGCTGGGAGCAGTGGTAG